A genomic window from Caldicellulosiruptor kronotskyensis 2002 includes:
- a CDS encoding ribonucleoside triphosphate reductase translates to MITKVMKRDGTIVDFDRKKIENAIFKAAKAVGGSDYSIAEKLTDQVIEILEQKFGYSIPHVEDIQDIVEKVLIENGHAKTAKAYILYRKQHQDMREFKNLFLDIENTVDQYIGKMDWRVNENSNMSYSLQGLNNHISTAVISKYWLNKIYPKEVAEAHINGDFHLHDLGVLGVYCCGWDLRDLLLNGFTGVEGKVASKPAKHFRSALGQIVNFFYTLQGEAAGAQAFSNFDTYLAPFIYYDKLTYSDVKQALQEFVFNTNVPTRVGFQSPFTNITLDLVPPSTLKDEPVIIGGQIMDRTYKEFQREMDMFNMAFAEVMMEGDAKGRIFSFPIPTYNITKDFDWDSPVVNKIMEMTAKYGLPYFSNFINSDMKPEDARSMCCRLRLDNRELRKRGGGLFGANPLTGSIGVVTINLPRIGYLSKSEDEYFERLARLMDIAKTSLEIKREVLEDLTKKGLYPYSRFYLRDIYARFGEYWKNHFNTIGIVGMHESLLNFMGVGIDTKEGREFAIKVLDFMRERIIKYQEETGILYNLEATPAEGTSYRLARKDKQMFPDIITSGKDEPFYTNSTQLPVDYTDDIFTALDHQEELQIRYTGGTVLHGFVGEKIDDIEVCKEIVKKIAYNYRIPYYTITPTFSVCPDHGYVAGEYFSCPTCGKECEVYSRVVGYYRPVQCWNKGKQEEFKFRKEYKIAVRR, encoded by the coding sequence ATGATAACAAAGGTAATGAAAAGGGATGGGACAATTGTTGACTTTGACCGCAAAAAGATAGAAAATGCAATCTTTAAGGCTGCAAAGGCCGTTGGTGGCTCTGACTACTCAATTGCTGAAAAGCTCACAGACCAAGTTATTGAAATCTTAGAGCAAAAATTCGGCTATTCAATTCCGCATGTAGAGGATATTCAGGATATAGTGGAAAAGGTTTTGATAGAAAACGGTCATGCAAAGACAGCAAAGGCTTACATTCTCTACAGGAAACAGCATCAAGACATGAGAGAGTTCAAAAACCTGTTTTTAGACATTGAAAACACAGTTGACCAGTACATTGGCAAGATGGACTGGAGAGTCAATGAAAACAGCAACATGAGCTATTCTCTACAGGGACTCAATAACCACATATCAACAGCAGTTATTTCAAAGTACTGGCTAAACAAGATATATCCAAAAGAGGTTGCAGAGGCGCATATAAACGGTGATTTTCATCTTCATGATTTGGGTGTGCTTGGAGTATACTGCTGTGGTTGGGATTTGAGAGACCTTCTTTTAAACGGATTTACAGGAGTTGAAGGCAAAGTTGCATCAAAGCCTGCAAAACATTTTAGAAGTGCTCTTGGTCAGATTGTCAATTTCTTCTATACACTTCAAGGTGAGGCAGCAGGTGCACAGGCTTTTTCTAACTTTGACACATACCTTGCACCTTTTATATACTACGACAAGCTCACATACTCTGATGTAAAACAGGCTCTGCAAGAGTTTGTGTTCAATACAAACGTGCCAACAAGGGTAGGTTTCCAGAGTCCATTTACAAATATAACCTTGGATTTGGTACCTCCTTCCACTTTAAAGGATGAGCCTGTTATCATTGGCGGGCAGATTATGGACAGGACCTATAAAGAATTTCAGCGCGAGATGGATATGTTCAACATGGCATTTGCTGAGGTTATGATGGAAGGGGACGCAAAAGGGAGAATTTTCTCATTCCCGATTCCAACATACAACATCACAAAGGACTTCGACTGGGACAGCCCAGTCGTAAACAAGATAATGGAGATGACAGCAAAGTATGGTCTTCCTTACTTCAGCAATTTTATAAATTCGGATATGAAACCCGAAGATGCCAGAAGCATGTGTTGCAGATTAAGGTTGGATAACCGTGAACTCAGAAAACGTGGTGGAGGTCTTTTTGGTGCAAATCCATTGACTGGTTCTATTGGGGTTGTCACAATTAACCTGCCAAGAATAGGGTATCTTTCAAAATCTGAAGATGAATACTTTGAAAGACTTGCAAGGCTTATGGACATTGCAAAGACAAGCCTTGAGATAAAAAGAGAGGTATTAGAAGATCTTACCAAGAAAGGTTTATATCCATATTCAAGATTTTACCTGCGCGACATTTATGCACGATTTGGTGAGTACTGGAAGAATCACTTCAACACAATAGGAATTGTTGGAATGCACGAAAGCCTGCTTAACTTCATGGGCGTTGGTATTGATACAAAAGAGGGAAGAGAGTTTGCTATAAAAGTGCTTGACTTTATGAGAGAAAGAATTATAAAGTACCAGGAAGAGACAGGAATTCTTTACAATCTTGAGGCAACACCTGCAGAAGGAACCTCTTACAGGCTTGCAAGAAAAGACAAGCAGATGTTCCCGGACATAATTACATCAGGCAAAGACGAGCCATTTTACACAAACTCAACCCAGCTTCCTGTTGATTACACAGATGATATATTTACAGCTTTGGATCATCAAGAAGAGCTTCAGATTCGCTACACAGGCGGAACTGTTTTGCACGGCTTTGTTGGTGAGAAGATTGACGATATTGAGGTTTGCAAAGAGATAGTCAAAAAGATTGCATACAACTATAGAATTCCATACTACACAATAACACCGACATTCTCTGTATGCCCAGACCATGGCTATGTTGCAGGTGAGTACTTTAGCTGTCCAACCTGTGGCAAAGAATGTGAGGTTTACTCAAGAGTTGTGGGCTACTACAGACCTGTTCAGTGCTGGAACAAGGGCAAGCAAGAAGAGTTTAAGTTCAGGAAAGAGTATAAGATTGCTGTGAGAAGATAA
- a CDS encoding 4Fe-4S binding protein has translation MEILERRDEKRLKMDKSNIAKILLTFVFFGVLIGGLFYPKVGLFAFVCMIGSVLLSFYKGRYWCYRFCPRGVFLDEFIAKASFNKNIPAVLKSKVAKAFMVTFFVVMMSANAILSGGDLEKFAKGVVMLLWVTTLIAIILGILFRARTWCVICPMGTVSGIVGQKRGTLKIDAQKCVSCKLCNKNCPMEVEVCYFKENGNIESVNCIKCESCKVVCPKNAIEMV, from the coding sequence ATGGAAATACTGGAAAGAAGAGATGAAAAAAGATTGAAGATGGACAAAAGCAACATTGCAAAGATACTTTTGACTTTTGTATTTTTTGGAGTTTTAATAGGCGGACTTTTTTATCCGAAAGTAGGTTTGTTTGCATTTGTGTGCATGATAGGTAGTGTTTTACTGAGTTTTTACAAAGGAAGGTACTGGTGCTACAGGTTTTGCCCAAGAGGTGTATTTTTAGATGAGTTTATTGCAAAGGCAAGCTTTAATAAAAATATTCCTGCAGTTTTAAAATCAAAGGTTGCAAAAGCATTTATGGTTACATTTTTTGTTGTAATGATGAGTGCAAATGCTATTTTAAGCGGGGGAGATTTAGAGAAATTCGCAAAAGGTGTTGTGATGCTTTTATGGGTTACAACTTTGATTGCAATAATTTTGGGAATTTTATTTAGAGCAAGAACATGGTGTGTTATATGTCCGATGGGGACAGTCAGTGGAATTGTAGGCCAAAAAAGAGGGACGCTAAAGATAGACGCCCAAAAATGTGTGAGCTGCAAGCTTTGCAACAAAAATTGTCCGATGGAAGTGGAAGTTTGTTATTTCAAAGAAAATGGAAACATTGAAAGTGTAAACTGTATAAAATGCGAAAGCTGCAAAGTGGTATGTCCTAAAAACGCAATTGAAATGGTTTGA
- a CDS encoding LL-diaminopimelate aminotransferase codes for MESYIQNMFAERIGGSKFGKETVLYKFEKIKRAKAKAKELHPDMELIDMGVGEPDEKADMGIIGTLAYEAGKDENRGYADNGIYEFKVAAAKYLERVYGVKGINPDTEVNHAIGSKSALALLPYAFINPGDVTIMTVPGYPVLGTITKWLGGEVYNVPLLKENNFLPDLSSIPADIRKRAKLLYLNYPNNPCGAVATKEFFEEVVKFAMENNIIVVHDAAYAALVFDGYKPLSFLSVEGAKEVGVEIHSLSKAYNMTGWRLAFVAGNELVVKAFAAVKDNNDSGQFKAIQKAGIYALEHPEITEKINEKYSRRHDLLVKTLRDLGFDAQKPKGSFYLYVEIPKGIKKGRRFETAEEFSEYLITEKCISTVPWDDAGHFVRFSVTFEAKTPEDEIKVMEELKRRLSDVEFEF; via the coding sequence ATGGAAAGCTATATCCAGAACATGTTTGCAGAAAGAATTGGCGGAAGCAAATTTGGTAAAGAAACTGTGCTTTATAAGTTTGAAAAAATTAAAAGGGCAAAGGCAAAAGCAAAAGAGCTTCACCCTGACATGGAACTCATTGATATGGGAGTTGGTGAACCTGATGAAAAAGCTGACATGGGTATAATTGGAACGCTTGCCTATGAGGCAGGAAAAGATGAAAACAGAGGGTATGCCGACAATGGAATTTATGAATTTAAAGTGGCAGCTGCCAAATACTTAGAAAGAGTGTACGGCGTCAAGGGGATTAACCCTGATACAGAGGTAAACCACGCGATAGGTTCAAAGTCAGCCTTAGCACTTTTGCCCTATGCATTTATAAACCCTGGTGATGTAACAATAATGACTGTGCCAGGCTACCCTGTTTTAGGAACAATCACAAAATGGCTTGGTGGCGAAGTGTATAACGTGCCACTTTTGAAAGAGAATAATTTCCTTCCAGATTTGTCATCAATCCCGGCTGACATAAGAAAAAGGGCAAAACTTTTGTATTTAAACTATCCTAACAATCCATGTGGTGCTGTTGCAACAAAAGAGTTTTTTGAAGAGGTCGTAAAATTTGCAATGGAAAACAACATAATAGTTGTGCACGATGCAGCATATGCAGCTTTAGTATTTGACGGATACAAGCCACTATCCTTCTTGTCGGTTGAAGGGGCAAAAGAAGTTGGTGTTGAGATTCATTCTCTATCTAAAGCATACAATATGACAGGGTGGCGACTTGCATTTGTTGCAGGAAATGAGCTTGTTGTAAAGGCATTTGCAGCTGTCAAAGACAACAACGATTCTGGTCAGTTCAAAGCTATACAAAAAGCAGGAATTTATGCACTTGAGCATCCTGAGATCACTGAGAAAATCAATGAAAAATATTCACGCCGTCATGACCTTCTTGTAAAAACATTAAGAGATCTTGGTTTTGATGCTCAAAAGCCAAAGGGGTCTTTCTATTTGTACGTTGAGATCCCAAAGGGAATTAAAAAGGGCCGAAGGTTTGAGACAGCTGAAGAGTTTTCCGAATACTTAATCACTGAAAAATGCATCTCAACAGTTCCATGGGACGACGCCGGACATTTTGTTAGGTTCTCTGTCACATTTGAAGCAAAGACACCTGAGGACGAAATAAAAGTTATGGAAGAGCTCAAAAGAAGACTTTCCGATGTGGAATTTGAATTTTAG
- a CDS encoding heavy metal-binding domain-containing protein, with product MIVTTTPSIEGKKIVEYKGIVSSEVIVGVNLVKDFIASITDIFGGRSGTYENELIRAREEALQELQNRAAMLGANAVVGIDIDYEVLGANGSMLMVSVTGTAVVVE from the coding sequence ATGATTGTTACAACAACTCCCTCTATTGAGGGCAAAAAAATTGTGGAATACAAAGGAATTGTGAGCAGCGAAGTAATTGTAGGAGTCAATCTTGTAAAAGACTTTATAGCTTCTATCACAGACATATTTGGCGGAAGGTCTGGAACATATGAAAATGAGCTTATAAGGGCAAGAGAAGAAGCTTTGCAAGAACTTCAAAATAGGGCTGCAATGCTCGGTGCAAATGCAGTTGTTGGAATTGATATAGACTATGAAGTTTTGGGTGCAAATGGAAGTATGCTGATGGTTTCAGTTACAGGAACTGCAGTTGTTGTGGAATAA
- a CDS encoding type III pantothenate kinase gives MKDKLLVVDIGNTNIVFGVFKGKDLIASYRMKTDKEKAADEFGILMTQMLLYSGINPAEIMDVIISSVVPPIMYSFERAIQKYFGTNPMVVGPGIKTGLNIKTENPKEVGSDRIVNAVAVNELYGGPAVIIDFGTATTFCALSRKSEYLGGAIAPGIKISAEALFSHASRLHRIELQKPPSVIGKNTVHAMQSGILYGYVGLVDYMVNRIKEEMSEINAKVIATGGLARLIAEESKTIQIVNPTLTLEGLRIIYYKNKQMSI, from the coding sequence ATGAAAGATAAACTTTTAGTTGTTGACATCGGCAATACTAATATTGTGTTCGGTGTTTTCAAAGGGAAAGATTTAATAGCGAGTTACAGGATGAAGACTGATAAAGAAAAGGCTGCAGATGAATTTGGAATACTTATGACACAGATGCTTCTGTACAGTGGTATAAACCCAGCTGAAATAATGGATGTTATCATTTCTTCTGTTGTACCACCAATTATGTATTCGTTTGAAAGAGCAATACAAAAGTATTTTGGAACAAATCCTATGGTGGTGGGTCCAGGCATCAAGACGGGACTGAACATCAAAACTGAAAACCCGAAAGAGGTTGGTTCAGATAGAATTGTCAATGCTGTTGCGGTAAATGAACTTTACGGAGGTCCAGCAGTAATAATTGATTTTGGAACAGCAACAACTTTCTGTGCCCTCTCAAGAAAATCAGAATACTTAGGTGGTGCAATTGCACCAGGTATTAAAATCTCGGCAGAGGCACTTTTTTCTCATGCAAGCAGGCTCCACAGAATAGAACTTCAAAAGCCACCAAGTGTAATTGGCAAAAATACAGTACATGCTATGCAGTCTGGTATCCTCTATGGTTATGTCGGTCTTGTTGATTACATGGTAAACAGGATAAAAGAAGAAATGAGTGAGATAAATGCAAAAGTCATTGCAACAGGTGGCCTTGCAAGGCTTATTGCTGAAGAGTCAAAAACAATTCAGATTGTAAATCCTACCTTGACATTAGAAGGACTCAGGATAATATACTATAAAAACAAACAGATGTCAATTTAA